A single genomic interval of Ictalurus furcatus strain D&B chromosome 20, Billie_1.0, whole genome shotgun sequence harbors:
- the LOC128624535 gene encoding uncharacterized protein LOC128624535 isoform X1, whose amino-acid sequence MSAVSPVLSADEDSLELHMVRLDMEDVEKQIGGLLDKQAQLLERQTVLETSCASAHISKVRTQRGISTPSPSTPCVSLCRDRAPRTFPAVVSVTPVPTHLGPWVNQRRKARAGPSPPPVFNIPTRNRFAPLRQTRPNAVIVGDSIVRNVPVASSKGKMRTHCFSGACVLDVAAQVSRILKKDERIGAVVLHVGTNDTRLRQTEVLKRDFSSLIETVRGRSPTTKIIISGPLPTYRRGAEKLFRPDGLHPSSLGAELLSDNISKALHSK is encoded by the exons atgtctgctgtctctccggtcttgagtgcagatgaggactcgctcgagcttcacatggtgcggCTGGACATGGAGGACGTGGAGAAGCAGATCGGCGGCCTTCTCGataagcaggcccagctgctggagcgacaaactgtgctggaaacatcttgtgcctctgcccacatatccaaggtaaggacacagcgtggtatttccactcccagcccctctacgccgtgtgtttctctgtgcagggaccgtgcacctaggactttcccagccgtggtctccgtcacgccggtgccaacacacctcgggccttgggtgaaccagcggcggaaggcgcgggctggaccctctccacctccggtgttcaatattccaaccaggaaccgcttcgcccctctccgtcagaccagacccaacgctgtgatcgtcggggactccattgtgcggaacgtccctgtagcctcatctaaaggtaagatgcgcacacactgtttttctggtgcttgtgtccttgatgtcgctgcgcaggtatccaggatcctgaagaaggacgagcgcattggagcggttgtgctgcacgtggggacgaacgacaccaggctgcggcagacggaggttctgaagagggacttctccagcctgatcgagacggtacgaggcagatcacccaccacGAAGATCATcatctctggacctcttcccacatacagacgtggagcagaaaa gttgtttcgtcctgatggcctgcaccccagcagccttggagcggaactgctgtcagacaacatctccaaggcgctacactccaagtga
- the LOC128624535 gene encoding uncharacterized protein LOC128624535 isoform X2: protein MSAVSPVLSADEDSLELHMVRLDMEDVEKQIGGLLDKQAQLLERQTVLETSCASAHISKVRTQRGISTPSPSTPCVSLCRDRAPRTFPAVVSVTPVPTHLGPWVNQRRKARAGPSPPPVFNIPTRNRFAPLRQTRPNAVIVGDSIVRNVPVASSKGKMRTHCFSGACVLDVAAQVSRILKKDERIGAVVLHVGTNDTRLRQTEVLKRDFSSLIETVVSS from the exons atgtctgctgtctctccggtcttgagtgcagatgaggactcgctcgagcttcacatggtgcggCTGGACATGGAGGACGTGGAGAAGCAGATCGGCGGCCTTCTCGataagcaggcccagctgctggagcgacaaactgtgctggaaacatcttgtgcctctgcccacatatccaaggtaaggacacagcgtggtatttccactcccagcccctctacgccgtgtgtttctctgtgcagggaccgtgcacctaggactttcccagccgtggtctccgtcacgccggtgccaacacacctcgggccttgggtgaaccagcggcggaaggcgcgggctggaccctctccacctccggtgttcaatattccaaccaggaaccgcttcgcccctctccgtcagaccagacccaacgctgtgatcgtcggggactccattgtgcggaacgtccctgtagcctcatctaaaggtaagatgcgcacacactgtttttctggtgcttgtgtccttgatgtcgctgcgcaggtatccaggatcctgaagaaggacgagcgcattggagcggttgtgctgcacgtggggacgaacgacaccaggctgcggcagacggaggttctgaagagggacttctccagcctgatcgagacg gttgtttcgtcctga